The genomic window ACGGAAACGGACCAGCGGGTTCAAATGGTCATGGTCGGATACTCCGACAGTACCAAAGATGGCGGGTATTTGACGGCTTGCTGGGAATTGCATCAGGCCCAGGAGCAACTCGCGGAGACTGCGGAGAAGTATCATATCGGACTGACGGTGTTTCATGGACGCGGCGGAGCCCTGGGACGAGGTGGCGGACCTGCCGCACGAGCGATTCAATCTCTGCCCCATAATTCCGTGGCGGGACGATTGCGGGTAACGGAGCAGGGAGAAGTTCTTTCGGAACGGTATGATGACCCCGTGATTGCGCATCGCCATCTCGAGCAGGTCTTCAACGCCACGCTGATGGTGAGTGCGGGTCCGCGGCAAGATCTGAATCCCTCGTGGGCAGATACCATGGAGCAACTCTCCACAGCTTCGTTTCAGAAGTATCGGGAGTTGATTCAGCATCCCGGTTTCCTGCATTATTTCGATCGAGCGACACCCATCAGTGAGATCGAAACTTTGCCCATCGGATCCCGACCATCCCGCAGAAAGGCGGAACATCGGACTCTGGATGATCTTCGTGCCATTCCCTGGACGTTTGCCTGGACGCAATCTCGTCATCTATTACCGGCCTGGTATGGAATGGGAACCTCGATTCGAAAGTTTGTCGATCAGGATGGCTCGACATGGGCGACGCTTCGTACGATGTACCAGCATTGGCACATGTTCCGGGCATTGATCGACAATGCGGAACTCGCTTTGGCGAAGGCTGATATGCAGATCGCTCAAGAGTATGCCGTTCTGGCCCATGACGAGAGTGCAGCCGAGCTCTGGGAAATGATTTCTACGGAGTTTGAATTGAGTCGTGGTTCGATTCTGATGATCAAGGATAATTCCGAATTGCTGGCTGATGTTGAGTGGTTGAAGAACTCTGTACGTAGCCGTAACCCTTATGTTGACCCACTCAACCTCGCACAGGTCATTCTGCTGGAACGAAAACGCTCTGAAGAAGCTGAAGCAGCAGACAATGACGATCTGGTTCATCTGATTCGAATGTCGATTCAGGGCATTGCTGCCGGTTTGAGAACAACGGGTTAAGTTGATTCCAAAATTCTTTTCTTAGTTCCAGGTCGCTGATCGCTTATGTTGTGTTTTTGAAATCACAGTTTCGTGTGTCGGTTTCCCGAACTGATGAAATTATCTATTCGGATGGATGACGCCTGCTGGGCATGTGTGCCTTCTCCTCAATCGGTCCAGAATCATGATTGGTAGATCATCAAGTTCTGGTTCCGGTTAAGGGGGCGAGGTCACCCCTTTGTGGTTGATCTTCGGTCGCAAGCCTCAGAAGTTCTCTGCGAGCAGACTCTAAGGAGTCGACCAAAGCCGCACCACCATGCTCGTCATTTTCAGCGGCGACAATCTGTAAATCGTTCACGCCGATGAAGCGAAACACCGTCTGTAAATGTGGATCAAGATGGTTATTTTTCTCGTTTCGACCGCCGGGACCATACCCACCATCACCACGGGAGATCACCGCAATCATCCGTTTACCGTGAACGAGCGGTGTATACGGTGATTCTTCGTCATCGGGATTAATTAAGAACGTTCGACCTATACGCACAATCTGATCTATGTAAGCTTTGAATCCGCTTGGCATTCCGAAATTGTAAAAGGGAATCCCGGCAACAATCACATCAGCCAGTAATAGCTCGTCTATCAGTTCGTTGCTCAATCGCAGGGCATCCTGCATTGCCTGACTGCGTTCATTCGGTGGCGTGAATGCCGCTGCGATCCACTCTTCCGTCACATGTGGCAATGGGCTTTGTCCAATGTCACGATACGTCACGGTGCTGTTGGGGTGGTTGACCTGCCATCTTTGTACATAGTCGGCTGTGAGACCACGTGTGTGGGAACGGTCGCTGCGAGGGCTTGAATCAATGTGGAGCAGGTGAGGCATTTCTGTTCTCCTTTTCAACAAAAAGTTTTGGTATCTGAATTACAGTAACAATGCTGGTATAATTGCCATTCACGAGGCAGGTTCAACCGGGCACAAATTTGTGGGGTACTTTCTTTTAAGTAGGGTGCGGGAAATATGAGTGAGATTGATGTAACCGAAGTCTTCGAAAAATGCCTGGGTTGTCGCTACATGGTGACACTGCTCCAACGCATTGAGCAGGGAATTCAACGACCGGGGCAATTGGAGAGGGCAGTCGATGGGATGACTGCGAAGGTCCTTTCGGAACGCCTCAAGCGACTCGTCGAATATGGCGTCGTTGAAAAGACGAGTTACCCCGAAATTCCTCCACGAGTCGAATACACTTTGTCTACATTTGGTCAACGTTTGCTGGAAATCATCGACGAAGTTGACATTCTGCATCAGGAGGCTCGGTTGAAGAAATGACAAACCGCCCGTGGATTCCCGCCTTCCAACTCCAGCATCAGCTGATCGCATAACAGGAAAAAGATAATACCAGCTTGAAGTGGAGAGCATGACAAAGTTAGAGTGGTGAAATAAATAGTCCTGAAGCAAATTCAGACTCAATCCAAGTGATCAATGTAATCTCGAAGTAGAGAGACTCGCATGAAAATTTTCCAGAATCTGTTCTCATCATCCATCATTATAGTTTCTCTGCTGATGCAAACCGCCAGCGCAGCAGATACGGGGAAGCTTTCACTGAAGAAGAAGCAAATGCTCAAAACGATGTCGCCGTTGTTTAAAGCCATTTATCAAAATCCTTCAGGACTGGAAATGATTAAACTGAATGGCGTTTCACCTGATAATGGTCGCACATGGAAGCCTGTAAAGCCCACTCCCGATTTTGACAAAGACCTTCCCTACGGCTACCGACGCAGTCATTACGGCCTCTGGCGAGATCCGGTCAACGGCAACATCGTGTCACTTTTTAACTGTATGGACACACCAGATAAAGATCCCAAGGCACATGAACCACGCTGGCAATGGCACTGGTATTACCTTCGTTACCGTGTCTCGACTGATGGGGGACGCAGCTACCTTTACGACAAACCCATCGTCCAAAAGGGAAAGGAGTATTCCCCCGAGCACCCGGTCGACGGTGTGCACATCAGTCAGAATTGCTTCTTTCTGGGTGATCTCGGCTGTGATCCGATTCGTACCCGCGAGGGTACGATCCTGGTTCCGATGCAAATGCCCCCTCTGGCAGATGACGGCAAGAGTCTTCACAATCCCGGAGGTGGCTGGTACTGGCTGCAAACCAGAATTCTCATCGGACGCTGGACGGATAACAACGATCTCGAATGGGAGTCGTCAGAACCGATCGAGGGTGATGGGAAACGCACCGTCCGCGGTTTGTATGAACCGACCCTGGCTCAACTGCCGGATGGGAATCTCATCTGCGTTATGCGTGGCAGTAATGGAGGCAAGAGTGACCCTTCGAACAAGCTCCCCAGCCGGAAATGGATCAGCGTCTCTAAAGACGGCGGCCACAAGTGGAGCAAGCCAGAGCCCTGGACCTACTCTGATGGAGAACAGTTCTTCTCTCCCTCTTCAATGTCAGAACTGATCACCCACTCCAACGGTCGTACCTACTGGATTGGAAACATCAGTGAGAAAAACTGCCAGGCCAATCATCCCCGCTGGCCTCTGGTCATCGGAGAGGTCGATCCGAAAACTTATGGAGTCATTCGCGATAATCTGGTTGTAATTGATACGAAACAACCTGCTGAGGAGGATGTGAACCTGTCGCACTGGCACGCTATTGAAGACCGCCAGACGGGTGACATCGTCATTACGACGTCCCGGGCGAGTAAGGGTTACAAAAGCCGCACTCCGGTCATTTATACGATCGGTGTGGAAGGAGCCCGTCCGCAGGAATGAAGCGGGGCACACTATTTAGTGTCTTGGTTGCTTTTATGGCCGTTACGACTACGCCAGCACCGTAAAGCGCAACGCAGTCAGTCGTGAGACGAAGGCGTGTTGATGTTCCTCATGAGCCCATGAGTCAGAGCAGATTGTTGACGCGACGCGTGAGCGAGAGATCGGGCTGCCTCGGTCAATATGACCATGAGGCAGCCCCGTTTGTGAATTCTCGCATCGTGTGATGTTACTTAGCAGCACCACCGGGCGTTTTGGAGTGCGCGTTCTGCGGGAAGTCGAAGGTCAACACAAGTGGCTCGTTGCCGGTGTTTTCGATTTCCACGCCGCCGTTATTCAGGGCGGCCTGAGTGATGAACCCGATCTCGGGATAGAGCTCGCCCAGCTTCATATCCTGGTGATATCGCACATTGAGCTTTCCAACACGGCCGCTTCCGCCATTCGTGTGGAACAGGGTGGGGCTCTCCGGGCAGAATTTCGTCTTGGCGCCAGGCTCAATAATGAGACGGAGAATGGAGCACTTCTGATCGCCGAGGAAATCGCCGTACACAATCCACTTTGCATCGACTCCGTCGCCTGCGAATTCTTCAGCAGTGATTGCCGGACGTGAATTCTTCAGAACGAATTCCGGGTCCTGATTCGCTGCGAAGTCGAACTTTTCAACCAGGTACTCCCAGTCTTCGTGCCGATCCTTGGGATAGTCTTCTTCCCGGCAGGCATAAAACGCGTCGGCTGCTCCGATACGTCCGTCAAGCGTCAGGTCCTCAGCCAGGAAGTGCTCATCCATTGTGACATGCAGTTCGTGTGTGCAAAGATCCGTCGGCGAGTGCAGCACGCCGTTGGGCATCACGAAGCCATTATCAATATGCATCATCGTGTGCGGGGATAAATGACGAACCCCGTTGTAATCACCTTTGCCGAAACTCTTCATGCAGTCAAGAAACTGATCTTTCGTGATGAACGGGTACAGTCCCATTGCTGTGGTGTGATAATGGGACGGGCAGACGCCAGGGTTGTCGTAAGAATTGATGTCATAGACTTCCCACTTTGACCAATGAAGGTGATGCGGAATCGGATTCAGATTATCAAACTTCTTGGATACAATCGGCCAGGTCGGGTCGCCGTACAGCGATTTCGAGAAGGCCGTGATCTTCTTACCCATGACCGTTTCCGGATTGGCGAGGATCAAATCCTGCAGCGAGATGACCTGTCCGTTTGGAGTGAGTACGTGCGATTCCCCTTCGCGAAAAGGGGCCTTATTCGTGCGTGTATCGATGACCCCCGTCACGATGGGAACGGTGCAACCCATCCAGATTTCATCGAGCCCCGTACCGTTCATGTAGTCCGGGTAGTACGACTGTGCATCCAGGCGAAGGCGTTTCCCTGGCGTACAAAAAGTCCGGCCAGCGTAACGGTGGAGTAATTGCAATACCCCGTCGGAACTGTTAATGCAATCATCGAGAATCGCATCCGATCCTCCTCTGGTTCCGTCGATGACATCATGTTGGGGGTATTCGTGCAGTTTATCCGCGAGAATTGACGACGAGGCAGTCATGTGTAATACACCTTTATGAGTTTTGAGAAGTGGGCTGGTCCCAAAGAATGTTGTGGAGTGATGATAATGCTAAAAAAGAGTTTCTGTCGCAATTCTGCTTATCATAATAAGAAAAAGACGGGGGATCTAATCCCGCGTCCATAAAACCAGCAAACTCTTTGATATCAAATGGTTACAATGTGAAAACTGGAGGCGGCGGGTTTCCAGTATGGAATTGGTAAACACCTGAAAACAAGTGATTTACGGAAGAGCTGTTTCTCTAATTGAACCTATTTAACTCTTAAAAGTCTCAAAAATCAAGGAGCTGGTAAGTTGGCCTGATTGGTGGCGGCGGGGATCGCTCTTGAGCTGGACTTTTAAGTTGAAAATAATCCTGGTAAGTCCGAGTGAATTGGACATTTGAGAAGAGACGGCCGGCGGGACTATCGATTTGGGGATTTCCTGGATCGGACACAGTCGGAGAGCAAATCGGACATGTTATCGGACGATTGATGATACTCAGCATTTTCCTGCTAAAGGATCAGACAAGTCCCAGAGCCAGTAATTTTGTCTGTGCTTCCGGCGTTAATATGAAGCCACATCCTCCGTAGAAAAGAAGATACGCGGCAGGCGATGACCTGTTTTTATTTGAGATACATAAGGCTATTCGCAGGCGTGAGAACCAGCTCGTAAACACGGTGACTTTCGAAAGAAACTGACGAGTGAAAGTCCGCACCGGGCCTGGAGAAGCTCAGTTCTCTGGCAGCACGATCTTTTTCCATATCCCATCAGTAGAGTACTCAAGCGCCTGTTCCTCATCCAGTGAGACGAGATGCATCCAGTTGCCGCTTAATAGATTCATAATACTTGGATGTTTGGAAATAATTTTTTCGATCAGGTATCTGGGAGCTGCAATTACTATATGTAACCGGATTGGTTTGTGATCGAATCTTGATCCTGTCTGCAGCGATTGCCAAGGCGAGCCTGTTGTCAGATCACCGCGCTTATCAGATAGAATTCCCATGCCCCCCAAGACGTTTTGGAAGTTCAAATTACTGCTGCCAAACTGATGATTATCGACTGCGGAAGCGTAAGATTGCATGTTCTTGCAGTGTGCAAAAATCATCGGGGCTGTCATGATATTCTCAAGCACGATCCCTTCTGGATCGTGACTGTGGTCATAACTGCACAAAAACGTATTGGCTTCAAGATCATTTTCCCGGATGTATTTTTGTGAGGCGATGACGAAGGCCGGTTTCCCCGCCAGTTCACACTCCGGACCTGCTTTTGACCATGCACCAGCTGCTGGCGATAACTCAATCATTGAGTAAGAATTCGACACAGGCATTCGCTCGGTGCGATCTGATTCTATTGCTGATGACTTACCTGTCGACTCTGATACGACTTTTGTATTGTCTGTCTGAGCTGTGAGTCCACGCAGCAGCTGATCGCGAAAAGCAATTTCCGAAGCGCGTAACAGCGTATATCGCAGAAGCTCATCATCATGCGCAGAGGTTGATGATTTAAATGAAATCGGGTGTTTGCTGGGATATTCGCTCCAGTCAATCTCGAATTTCTGAGCTCTTGAAAGTGCTGCATCGTACGCGAGTCTTATCGCCAGCAACCCTGAGAGATCGTCAATCCCTGATTCAATTGCCTGGCATTTTATCCGGGCAGACCAGCAGTGAATCGAAAATGCCTGACACAGTAAATACGTTTCCCAGAGAACTGGTGGAACTTTCAGGCTTTTCAATGAAGAGATTATCGAGATCTCAGGCGTATGTGGAAGC from Gimesia sp. includes these protein-coding regions:
- a CDS encoding NAD(P)H-dependent oxidoreductase; translated protein: MPHLLHIDSSPRSDRSHTRGLTADYVQRWQVNHPNSTVTYRDIGQSPLPHVTEEWIAAAFTPPNERSQAMQDALRLSNELIDELLLADVIVAGIPFYNFGMPSGFKAYIDQIVRIGRTFLINPDDEESPYTPLVHGKRMIAVISRGDGGYGPGGRNEKNNHLDPHLQTVFRFIGVNDLQIVAAENDEHGGAALVDSLESARRELLRLATEDQPQRGDLAPLTGTRT
- a CDS encoding helix-turn-helix domain-containing protein, yielding MSEIDVTEVFEKCLGCRYMVTLLQRIEQGIQRPGQLERAVDGMTAKVLSERLKRLVEYGVVEKTSYPEIPPRVEYTLSTFGQRLLEIIDEVDILHQEARLKK
- a CDS encoding sialidase family protein, translated to MKIFQNLFSSSIIIVSLLMQTASAADTGKLSLKKKQMLKTMSPLFKAIYQNPSGLEMIKLNGVSPDNGRTWKPVKPTPDFDKDLPYGYRRSHYGLWRDPVNGNIVSLFNCMDTPDKDPKAHEPRWQWHWYYLRYRVSTDGGRSYLYDKPIVQKGKEYSPEHPVDGVHISQNCFFLGDLGCDPIRTREGTILVPMQMPPLADDGKSLHNPGGGWYWLQTRILIGRWTDNNDLEWESSEPIEGDGKRTVRGLYEPTLAQLPDGNLICVMRGSNGGKSDPSNKLPSRKWISVSKDGGHKWSKPEPWTYSDGEQFFSPSSMSELITHSNGRTYWIGNISEKNCQANHPRWPLVIGEVDPKTYGVIRDNLVVIDTKQPAEEDVNLSHWHAIEDRQTGDIVITTSRASKGYKSRTPVIYTIGVEGARPQE
- a CDS encoding putative inorganic carbon transporter subunit DabA, with the protein product MSQKKSESTYFPLPTLLNRYSPAQVHLVEHLSEALHVVSRVISSVTPIKDQVAVNPYHGICERSFLNARKYLRIFSDYDTLMPLEFYAEEFHSGRFGIEHIQSAIEELENYLVGTHHIPSAKKIAERLQKLADNVDNQDRAPDQLIQQHNRPVRTLSELLDQNTNSDWSELIYDEISKYCAMHYDQGEAIWPSPWKELTLYQSWRSASVYDRNLEFRGLSGLRRYISQLPHTPEISIISSLKSLKVPPVLWETYLLCQAFSIHCWSARIKCQAIESGIDDLSGLLAIRLAYDAALSRAQKFEIDWSEYPSKHPISFKSSTSAHDDELLRYTLLRASEIAFRDQLLRGLTAQTDNTKVVSESTGKSSAIESDRTERMPVSNSYSMIELSPAAGAWSKAGPECELAGKPAFVIASQKYIRENDLEANTFLCSYDHSHDPEGIVLENIMTAPMIFAHCKNMQSYASAVDNHQFGSSNLNFQNVLGGMGILSDKRGDLTTGSPWQSLQTGSRFDHKPIRLHIVIAAPRYLIEKIISKHPSIMNLLSGNWMHLVSLDEEQALEYSTDGIWKKIVLPEN